The following proteins are encoded in a genomic region of Triticum dicoccoides isolate Atlit2015 ecotype Zavitan chromosome 1B, WEW_v2.0, whole genome shotgun sequence:
- the LOC119315469 gene encoding uncharacterized protein LOC119315469: protein MGDYTIRISTSLIEQLARDDDKQVKRRTRKPKPRKVVEQPEEPQDNGRELPTEPKSSPAPVLPFPPPMYLPVTPAPPPPSPAIQEVEAIRTVVAESEKVLEKLQKKEATMREELTKRAKELHDKEFKLPYQNPAPCTDERAGCAECYRSNVQDPLKCAEAVKRFEACVRMARRGGAAMGA from the coding sequence ATGGGTGACTACACAATCCGGATAAGCACCAGCTTGATCGAGCAGCTCGCGCGAGATGACGATAAGCAGGTGAAGAGGAGGACCAGGAAACCCAAGCCGAGGAAGGTCGTGGAGCAACCAGAGGAGCCTCAGGACAATGGCAGGGAACTTCCAACTGAACCCAAGAGCAGCCCCGCTCCTGTTCTGCCTTTTCCACCACCCATGTACCTACCAGTGACCCCCGCTCCCCCACCACCGTCTCCGGCGATCCAGGAGGTGGAAGCCATACGCACGGTGGTGGCGGAGAGCGAGAAGGTGCTGGAGAAGCTGCAGAAGAAGGAGGCGACGATGCGCGAGGAGCTCACCAAGAGGGCCAAGGAGCTGCATGACAAGGAGTTCAAGCTGCCATACCAGAACCCTGCACCGTGCACCGACGAGAGGGCCGGGTGCGCCGAGTGCTATAGGAGCAACGTGCAGGACCCGCTCAAGTGCGCCGAGGCGGTCAAGAGGTTCGAGGCGTGCGTTCGCATGGCGAGGCGGGGCGGTGCCGCCATGGGAGCTTAG
- the LOC119315490 gene encoding uncharacterized protein LOC119315490, with amino-acid sequence MNTYAVMKSGMKNLDENGNSGAISSQKAQKRLDDYSTGMKEAYPENWQDIDLDERVLYNTLGGMPHGRVAIASGAVKKADVLSAARATNLKPSISIAYRNAIQENEQLRRANESLKRKTEMHDQLFKMVFAKMGEELPECFLLGRSNAHTQGNTDSSHVSSEDGPMDHDAGHGNIEINNDGENIGGDDNNCGFNLDGASRGGCH; translated from the exons ATGAACACATATGCTGTGATGAAATCTGGTATGAAAAACCTCGATGAAAATGGCAATAGTGGTGCAATCAGCAGCCAGAAAGCACAAAAACGCCTT GATGATTATTCTACTGGTATGAAGGAAGCATATCCAGAGAATTGGCAGGACATAGATTTGGATGAAAGGGTCTTGTACAACACATTAGGTGGCATGCCTCATGGCCGTGTAGCGATTGCATCCGGTGCTGTGAAGAAAGCTGATGTTCTTTCCGCTGCTAGGGCAACAAATCTGAAGCCATCTATTTCCATTGCTTACCGGAATGCTATCCAAGAGAATGAGCAATTACGTCGTGCAAATGAGAGTctaaaaaggaaaacagaaatgCACGACCAATTGTTCAAG ATGGTTTTTGCAAAGATGGGAGAAGAGCTACCGGAGTGTTTCCTTCTTGGTCGATCTAATGCTCATACACAG GGAAACACCGATTCATCTCATGTTAGTTCAGAGGATGGCCCTATGGACCATGACGCCGGGCATGGCAACATTGAAATCAACAATGATGGTGAGAACATTGGTGGTGACGATAACAATTGTGGCTTCAATCTTGATGGTGCCTCCAGAGGAGGATGTCACTAG